The sequence CAATCTTTGAATAACTGTTCTCGCTCCTTTTGCTTAACATAAGTAACCACTTCAAAACTTGAACTCTTCGATTAAGTACACCAACCAATTCCTCGACTAAATACATCAATTGGCTGTTGCTTCACATTTTCTACCACAACCCTTTAAAAAGAATCTTAAATGTGGAACATTATTCATACCTAGTAAtatacctagttaattttataacCATATAACTCCTTTTTAGTTCGTCGTTTTGTGAATGATATCAAATTTTgagaatggatcctctcaattttttttaacaattgagctATTGAGAGAGTAAAGTATGATttctcaccattaattttataagtgaaaccaagaataaatataaaagaaagaacaataaagggttagagatcacactttacactctcaatttttttttaacaattaaaacaTGAGGGATATTTTAGTGATAGAAAGGATAACTCCAACAATATCTTTGTCCTCAACGCCGCTTAATTTCCCGAAATTAGTCACCTCAACACCCTTCGATGGTTATACGGGTATCCAAAAATATGAACGATTTATTACCACTATAGCTACTTTAGCGGCTCAACCGATAACTCGAACATGCTGATTATATCAAAAGTAAATAAAGggtaacatttatttttttatgggTAAGAACACCATCGCCGAACTGTCTCACGACATTCTAAACTCAGCTCACATATCGCTTTAATGGGCGAACAGCTCAACCCTTGAAACATACTACAGCCCATTCCCTCAAATTCTCTTTTACTCTGCATACTTTCTTAGCACTCTCTTCTTGAATCACCACATTTTGAGTaatatttttcttatatttttaattagGAGAActaatttcttttgcaattaatttgtaattttttttataatataataatatatttatatataaaatatatatttttaatttttattattttaaattaattaactattaaaaaatgataaattaactgattctttaattaatttttttattctttgacCGATTTATTgtctctaattttttatttgtaccGAATTAATTTACTAATCGATTTTTGTTAATCCAATTGAACTAATAAGTTCAGTTCGATTCTGAGAACCACCATGATGATATATATTGTCCTCTTTAGTCTTTAATTCTAGTGGATGATATTGGGGACACTACACTACTCATATATATATGGACTTGGACATACATAGTTCACTGTTTATAAAGACCTACCTTGACCATGTATATAATGCGTGTACAATGCATTTACCATAACTAGAGTCTGCTTTTGACCTATTGTACAGTAAAATACTTTATAATATTTTCCATGCACATTTTTATAATAGGATAtgtatttgataaataaaatatctcaaatcagaaaagaaaaaaggtaaaataaaataagatagagtgaTAGAGGGAGCGACATAGAAAGAGAGGTAGGTGATGGTTAATTACTTGACTAGTTGACGTGTGACTGTGTGAGGCTCCTATTCAATTCTACCATTGAATTGGAGTGACTCGTGCCTACTACCACCTGCCCTGTGTCAGTGCTAAGATAGTAAATGTAACACGGTCCCTGTTCCAATCTTCAGGTACCTTCATTCAAAACTTCACCAAACCCCCCTTTCTATTGCTCAATAAAGAAATCTTATCTTGCATTGTTTTGAATTATTTCAGCaaattaattaatgtattgatttgcACTGGTGATGGTGATGGTCTTAAATTTGATTGTAGCATGCACCGGTACCCTACCTATTCTATATAGCTGGATATTTAATATAAAGCCTATTATGAAATTCAAACTCTcgaattcaaattttattttacaaATTAAAGTTTCAAGTCAAGAAGAATCTGGTTGATCCCTAGAAATTAGGAAGAGTAATGGGAGGCTAATATGATGTTTCCAGGGAGATGAACATAAATACAAGCTGTCGGAGTAGTCTTAAATGAACAGTAGTAAGCTAGCCATCATCACCGCCATTTTCTTCACTTCATCGGATGGATGAAAGTGCGTGGGACCATTGACCTTCAAAATCTCCGATTAATATTATTTCATATTATTGGATGGTATATACTAATAAATAAAACTCATGTCACAAGTTATtctaattataatattttttcttttcgatTTTTTATGATATCTTGTAGGGTAATGTTAGGTACGTAGACAAAAAAATAGagagaatttgttttatttaatattaattaattattacaataattaatgaatattaaataaagtaagttatgactgttttttattgattttttttagttattaaacATTTTTGTTTGCGAAATAGACACGTTTTAATCAAAACCTTAATCTTAATTACTTGGCTTAGGCCTCCAAGaagtaaataattttaattaattatcttaCATTCGTCGGTGTGCTAATACGAAGTGCCTTTTGTTTTTTCTAAAGAACAAAATGAAAAGAGGTAAGattttggctaattttttttatatgaaaaaaatattagtgTTTTTATTGAAAATGAAATTATTTGGTATAATTATATGTGGATGAATTTTTTAGATAAAAAGTCAACACGTAGTGTGCATATTAAATACGTGTTATCATTCTGACAATGTGGTGTATGTTGGACACATTATGTCATTATTTTGATAATATATAAGGTATATGTTGGACATTTTTTTTACACTTCTACAATACTGTATAACtttaaatatcaatattcaaTCAAAACATCATCTTCATctctatattaaaaataatttctataaGATTCTCGTTAAATTTGTCaacatatttttttgttatttgttaTTATTGAGTACAAACTATATTAATTTATGTGTGTAAAAAAtttgataaatataaatataaattatatattttttgtatgtAAAATCTTTATAAATATGGATACAAATTATTATTAGTTACATATTGActaaaaatgataatatttacTGACCACGTAACattattctaaataaatataTGCATAAATAGTGTGATTCTTTAAAAAGTGGAGATTCATATCTAATTATTTTAacgtaaaaataattaaaaatggttagataatttgattttttattaatttatcagataataattttttattatcaattttatatgaaaataattatatataaatttttactaatacatattataatataaaaagataacataaataattacatcgctaatattattattaaatttttttaaataaatattgtaactaattttttttaaatgtatatTATATgtaatgtttttattttttattataaaaaataatattcccTTTTGATTATTAACAAATACtctttaaaatataattaaattaaattaatttataattaattcactcatttatttaaattaatattaaaaatttgaattctATCGAACACCCTTATTATTAAGGGATCACATTGCATAGTGTACATTGCAATATTGCATGAAGAATGCGGGAGCTTTCTTATAACAAGATCTGGTTTCAACTGCATGCCTTTTCGTTAACTTctgataatttaaaaatatagtatattttaatttgattaataattatttatattattcaaaaaaattattagttaccTAATATAATTCTTAAAAAATTAAGGTACTGCATACATATTGATTAAGACACTACATAAAAGTgaaatatatatatgaaaagCGGAAAcacatacacaaattaaagatggAAGCTGCTAAGCTAGCAAGTAGCAACCACTTATATATGATAACGATGAGTACCATGGACGTAAACAAAacgtaaattaattaattaattaattaaggacATACATATATAGAGCgcaaaaataaagacaaaaaataaAGGACGACACAGATACAATAATAATGCAACACTAGATTAGTACAACACTAGCATACACTAAGGTACATAAACTCAAACAAAAACATTCAAGGATGATAGCATCATATTCATGTGTTCAAGGGAAAGGAACAACACCGGTACCAGTACCGCCACCCAGGCCGCCGCCGAGACCACCACCAAGCCCACCACCACCCATAGTACCACCGAGTCCACCAAATCCACCCATCCCGGTGGGGAGGCCACCACCACCACCGAGACCACCACCGAGACCACCACCGAGTCCACCGCCGTATCCTCCGCCTATTCCGGCAGCGCCACCTCCAAAGGGGAGTCCGTTGTTGCCAATCCCGGAATAACCACCAATACCGCCAAAGGTGACGACGTTCTTCTGGTCATTGAGGCCAGCGTCGCTTGGGACGTTTCTGCTTGCACTTGCTGTGGCcacagcaagaagaagaagaagaagagacacaCAACAGCACCTAGCCATAACTTCTTCTACTATGTGAGTGTATGTAACTGCACCACCCTGCTAACTCTTCTGTCTTACTCTAAGATAGATGTGTGTACTAAGAGTGCTTGGAGTGTCCTTTATAAAGGCAAAAGCTAAGTGTGTTTGCCAAAAGGGGTAGTTGTGAATGGTAAATGAGGACTTTAATGTCTCTGTAAAGGGCTTTGCTGTCACCCAAAccattatatattattaaaaatataaaataaaatactcaGCCACTGTATCAACGCATTTTTATATGCCAAATCAGTCAAGTATCATATCTTCTACGTAGCCAACCATCATTGCACTGCGCCTCCaccccttcctctcttctctcatcCCTTCAATTTAATCTTTTTGCCCTATCTCCGTCAATTTTCTAACCACTTTCGCTaaatctctttttcttttgttttctttttcttccatcGCCATCACATTCTTTTTGCtacgtatttttttttttattctttgtttacacaacaaattcaaaaatttgtattttaattaaGAGAAAAGTGATTAGGTCTTTAAAGATTTTAactttggattactaaaaaaaaatactaatttagTCCTCCAAGATAGTAAACAGTGGACACTTGATGTCTTTCTATCAATTCATCAACTAGAACATAACGGTAATATTTATACATACTAATAACTACTCTGACATGTGTATCTAAAAAAGATAGTCATGTAAATAACAATTTTTAGAATGAAACTTCACTTATTTTGATAGAATTTGTGATAAAATAGAACAGTTGATAAAAGATATGTGAAAACTCAAAAGATAATAAATGCTTTACTATTTAAAATTACATCATTTTCCTGCTCACGTGACAATAACAAGAAATGTATAACTGTAAATATCGAAATACATGGACGATTCGATTTTGTTTTGCACTATTCATTGACAGAAAGACATACATATTCACCGTTTACTATATTGAAGAATCtaattaatactttttttttcaaaaactaattaatCTAAAGTCAACATCTTCAAAAATCTAATTGCCACtttattctttaatttatttgtctTAATCACGTATTTTTTTAGGTACATTTTCTACTCaatcttttttgttttgttttatttttttgttgcaATAACTTTAACAGTAGTCTGTTTTATCATTAGAAATGCAGTTTTCTTTTCTAATATATTATCATATGATATTTTTCATTgggattttttatataaataaataaga is a genomic window of Arachis ipaensis cultivar K30076 chromosome B06, Araip1.1, whole genome shotgun sequence containing:
- the LOC107648123 gene encoding glycine-rich protein 5, which translates into the protein MARCCCVSLLLLLLAVATASASRNVPSDAGLNDQKNVVTFGGIGGYSGIGNNGLPFGGGAAGIGGGYGGGLGGGLGGGLGGGGGLPTGMGGFGGLGGTMGGGGLGGGLGGGLGGGTGTGVVPFP